A region from the Lolium perenne isolate Kyuss_39 chromosome 4, Kyuss_2.0, whole genome shotgun sequence genome encodes:
- the LOC127303961 gene encoding uncharacterized protein yields the protein MAEYEALLHGMRIAKKMGATRLRFLGDSDLVASQTSGTCDATDANMIAYKRKNEEADALARLGSKQLPPPPGVFLDILTHSSVRVPREIDIAEPPAPDSALVAVVSDAARWTEPYLNFLERQVLPMDEAEARMVARHCKSFTIINNELYKRSISGVFQRCVTPVEGRKILRDIHAGDCGYHAGVRSIVAKALRHGFYWPTAHSDAVDLVRACAGCQKYASQSHMPGSALKTIPLTWPFAVWGMDMVGKFKTGPGG from the exons atggccgagtacgaggcaTTGCTGCATGGCATGCGCATCGCAAAGAAAATGGGCGCAACACGCTTACGTTTCCTCGGCGACTCTGACCTCGTCGCCAGCCAAACatccggcacctgcgacgccaccgacgccaacatgatcgcctacAA gcgcaagaaCGAGGAGGCAGACGCTTTGGCCAGGCTAGGGTCCAAGCAACTGCCACCTCCTCCAGGCGTCTTCCTCGACATCCTCACCCACTCGTCGGTGCGCGTGCCTCGAGAAATTGACATCGCCGAGCCACCCGCACCCGACTCCGCGCTAGTCGCAGTCGTCTCTGATGCTGCAAGATGGACAGAACCATACCTGAACTTCCTCGAGCGGCAAGTCCTGCCGATGGATGAAGCTGAAGCACGCATGGTCGCGCGCCActgcaagtccttcaccatcatcaacaatgagctCTACAAGCGCAGCATCTCCGGAGTGTTCCAGCGATGCGTCACCCCAGTAGAAGGCCGCAAAATCCTacgcgacatccacgcaggggactgcggataTCACGCGGGCGTACGCTCAATCGTGGCCAAAGCCCTTCGACACGGCTTCTACTGGCCTACGGCTCACTCTGACGCAGTCGACCTCGTTCGTGCATGCGCGGGGTGCCAGAAGTACGCGAGTCAATCGCACATGCCGGGCTCGGCACTAAAGACCATACCCCTCACCTGGCCATTCGCCgtctggggcatggacatggtggggAAGTTCAAGACAGGCCCCGGCGGGTAG